The Pseudoxanthobacter soli DSM 19599 genome contains a region encoding:
- the lpxC gene encoding UDP-3-O-acyl-N-acetylglucosamine deacetylase yields MARGTNFQKGSFYQKTLAGQVRLSGIGVHSGAPAEIVLNPAESGTGIVFVRTDAGTGKGVEATWKSVTSTELCTVVSAADGTSVSTIEHLMAALRAYEIDNVVVEVDGPEMPIMDGSAAPFIEAFESVGIVAQAARRRQVRVLKPVRVAIGDGWGELHPSAETRFEIEIDFPLAIIGRQELSFDLTPEFFRTEIARARTFGRLQDVERLWAKGLARGSSLENSVALDGERVLNPEGLRWSNEFVRHKALDAIGDLALAGMPIVGLYRSYKGGHRINAAIVEALFADETAFEIVEGSMPRREPVQVHAGLAVGLARPAYGPERT; encoded by the coding sequence ATGGCGCGCGGCACGAATTTCCAGAAGGGCAGCTTCTACCAGAAGACGCTGGCCGGTCAGGTTCGCCTTTCCGGGATCGGCGTTCATTCCGGTGCGCCTGCAGAAATCGTCCTGAACCCGGCGGAAAGCGGCACGGGCATCGTGTTTGTCCGCACCGATGCCGGCACCGGCAAGGGTGTTGAGGCGACCTGGAAGTCGGTCACCTCCACCGAGCTTTGCACGGTCGTCTCCGCCGCTGATGGCACGTCCGTCTCCACCATCGAGCATCTGATGGCCGCCCTGCGCGCCTACGAGATCGACAATGTCGTTGTCGAGGTCGACGGGCCGGAAATGCCGATCATGGATGGCAGCGCGGCTCCGTTCATCGAAGCGTTCGAAAGCGTCGGCATCGTGGCACAGGCGGCCCGCCGCCGTCAGGTCCGCGTGCTGAAGCCGGTGCGCGTTGCCATTGGCGATGGTTGGGGCGAACTGCATCCGTCTGCCGAGACCCGTTTCGAGATCGAGATCGACTTCCCGCTCGCCATCATCGGCCGGCAGGAGCTTTCCTTCGACCTCACGCCCGAGTTCTTCCGCACCGAAATCGCCCGCGCCCGCACCTTCGGCCGGCTGCAGGATGTCGAGCGGCTGTGGGCCAAGGGTCTCGCCCGCGGCTCCTCACTGGAGAATTCCGTGGCGCTCGACGGCGAGCGCGTGCTGAACCCGGAAGGGCTTCGCTGGTCGAACGAGTTCGTCCGTCACAAGGCGCTCGACGCCATCGGCGACCTCGCCCTCGCGGGCATGCCGATCGTCGGGCTCTACCGCTCCTACAAGGGCGGTCACCGGATCAATGCCGCGATCGTCGAAGCGCTGTTCGCCGACGAAACCGCCTTCGAAATCGTGGAAGGCAGCATGCCGCGCCGGGAGCCGGTGCAGGTCCATGCCGGCCTCGCGGTGGGCCTCGCCCGTCCGGCCTACGGCCCCGAGCGCACCTGA